A window of Candidatus Binatia bacterium genomic DNA:
CGCCTGGCGCAGCGTCAGCACCTGGGGGGTGCCGTCGACCAGCGCCAGCATGATGACGCCGTAGGTATCCTCCAGCTGGGTGTGCTTGAGCAGCCGGTTGATGATCACCTGGGGCTGCGCGTCGCGCCGCAGCTCGATGGCGATCCGCAGCCCCTCCCGATCCGACTCGTCGCGCACCTCCGTGATGCCCTCGATGCGCCGTTCCCGCACCAGGTCAGCGATCTTGGCGATGAGGGTGGCCTTGTTGACCATGTAGGGCAGCTCCGTGACGACGATGCGGACCCGGCCGCCCCCCATGGGCTCGGTCGCCAGGCGGGCCCGCACCCGGATGTGGCCCCGTCCGGTCAGATAGGCGTCGCGGATGCCCTGGACCCCCATGATGATGCCACCCGTGGGAAAGTCGGGCCCCTTGACGACGGCGAGCAACTCCTCGTCGCTGGCGTCGGGCCGGTCGATGAGCAGCACCAGGGCGTCGACGATCTCACCCAGGTTGTGGGGGGGCACGTTGGTCGCCATCCCGACGGCGATGCCCGAGGCCCCGTTGATGAGCAGGTTGGGGATGCGGGCGGGCAGGACCACCGGCTGCTGCTGCGTGCCGTCGTAGTTGGGGACGAAGTCGACGGTCTGCTTGTCGATGTCCCGCAGCATCTCCATGGCGATGGCGGACAGGCGCGCCTCGGTGTAGCGCATGGCCGCCGGCGGATCGCCATCGACGCTGCCGTAGTTGCCGTGCCCGTCGACCAGCGGATAGCGATACGAGAAGTCCTGGGCCATGCGCACCATGGCCTCGTAGATGGGCGCATCCCCGTGGGGGTGGTACTTCCCCATCACCTCGCCCACGACGGCCGCCGACTTCTTGTGGGGACGGTCCGGACGGAGGTTGAGCTCGTTCATCACGTAGAGGATGCGGCGCTGGACCGGCTTGAGGCCGTCGCGCACGTCGGGCAGCGCGCGGTCGACGATGACGCTCATCGCGTAGTCGATGTAGGAGCGCCGCATCTCGTCCTCGAGTTCGATGGGGATGACCTTGCCGATCCGCTGCTCCTCGGCCATTGAGCAAGCCTCCGTCCGGCGTGCGGTCGTGCCTGGGCGTCAGACGTCCAGGTTGCGGACCTCCCGGGCATGCCGCTGGATGAACTGGCGCCGTGGCTCCACCTGCTCGCCCATCAGGATGGTGAAGATCTCGTCGGCGGCCACCGCGTCCTCCATGGTCACCTGCAAGATGGTGCGGGTCTCGGGGTTCATGGTGGTCTCCCACAGCTGCTCGGCGTTCACCTCGCCGAGACCCTTGTAGCGCTGGATCTCGACGCCGCTCGAGCCCATCTCCTTGAGCACCCGCTCCAGTTCGGCATCGGAGTAGCAGTAGCGCTCCTGCTTGCCCTTGCGCACGCGATAGAGCGGCGGCAGGGCGATGTAGACCCGCCCCTGCTCGATGAACTCGCGGGCGTAGCGGTAGAAGAAGGTGAGCAGCAGGGTGCGGATGTGGGCCCCGTCGACGTCGGCATCGGTCATCAGGATGATGCGCCCGTAGCGGCTCTTGGAGATGTCGAACTCCTCGCCCACCCCC
This region includes:
- a CDS encoding DNA gyrase subunit A, whose product is MAEEQRIGKVIPIELEDEMRRSYIDYAMSVIVDRALPDVRDGLKPVQRRILYVMNELNLRPDRPHKKSAAVVGEVMGKYHPHGDAPIYEAMVRMAQDFSYRYPLVDGHGNYGSVDGDPPAAMRYTEARLSAIAMEMLRDIDKQTVDFVPNYDGTQQQPVVLPARIPNLLINGASGIAVGMATNVPPHNLGEIVDALVLLIDRPDASDEELLAVVKGPDFPTGGIIMGVQGIRDAYLTGRGHIRVRARLATEPMGGGRVRIVVTELPYMVNKATLIAKIADLVRERRIEGITEVRDESDREGLRIAIELRRDAQPQVIINRLLKHTQLEDTYGVIMLALVDGTPQVLTLRQA